Within Legionella birminghamensis, the genomic segment AAGCTGCTGTTGGGGTTGCTGCACCGCAAATTGGAGTTAGTAAGCGCATTATCGTTTTTGGTACAAATTATACTAAGAGCAGAAAACCGGAATACCCTATTCCTGACACAGTGCTAATCAATCCATCGCTTAAAGTATTATCAGAGGAAATCCAAACAGGTTTTGAAGGTTGTCTGAATTGTGGTGAATTAATGGGTGAAGTACCTCGCGCTATGGAAATCGAATATTCAGGTTTCGATATTGAGGGAAATGCACTTACTAAAAAAGCTACAGGTTTAGAAGCTCGAATCCTGCAGCATGAAATTGATCATCTAAATGGATTTTTATTTGTAGACCGAATAAAAGACAAAGAATCACTAACAACCCGTTCGGCGCTGTTAAATAA encodes:
- the def gene encoding peptide deformylase, which translates into the protein MNTLLDKEDPILRQTAEAIDISEFGSSWLKELAQTLIDIMAEKAAVGVAAPQIGVSKRIIVFGTNYTKSRKPEYPIPDTVLINPSLKVLSEEIQTGFEGCLNCGELMGEVPRAMEIEYSGFDIEGNALTKKATGLEARILQHEIDHLNGFLFVDRIKDKESLTTRSALLNKG